ATTCGTTTATAATCTCTGCACAAGATTCTATATCCTTAACCGCAATTCCCACTAATTTTGTTTCAAGCCCAAGCCTTTTATAATCAAAGATTGGTCCAATCTCCCTGATTATCCCTTTATTTTTTAAAGATAAAACAATCTCAATTACAGAGTTTTCATCTAATCCTATCCTTTCTCCTATAACCTTAAAAGGCTGTTTTTCTAAAGGAAATTCCCCTTGAAGGGCTTTTAATACCTTTTTATCCAAATCCATAGCCATTGATTCTCTTCTTAAAATCATCCATTGCCCTTTTTATATCGGAGGGGGCTGATCTTATTACAAGGTTTCCCACATAGAGAAGGAGGGAAAACTGCCATATATCGGAAACACCTTTTATAAGGCCAGTTGAAATATCCTCTTTCATGGTAAGCCTCTCCATAAAATCGTCTATTGCTTTGCTTAAAGGTCCTTCATAAATCTCAATGGATGATGTTATGTTGCTATACTTTAAAGATGGAAATTGAATGCCCCTCATAAGAAAAAATGAAGCAATGTCATCTTCAAACTCAAATCCCTCAAATATTGGAACTTCCCTGGGAAGGATTATTAAAGGCTTATGGACCAGAATTTTTCCCGAGCGAACAATGGTATCACCTAAATTTACAGAGGATTCTGCCAAAAAAATGTAATCAAGAATTGTGTGTTCAATGCTTGAAAGATAGCCTACCCTCTGCCTCAATATCTCTGTTTCT
This genomic stretch from bacterium harbors:
- a CDS encoding Lrp/AsnC family transcriptional regulator yields the protein MILRRESMAMDLDKKVLKALQGEFPLEKQPFKVIGERIGLDENSVIEIVLSLKNKGIIREIGPIFDYKRLGLETKLVGIAVKDIESCAEIINEYEEVTHNYEREGFYNLWCSILGEKGRVDNLIEIIKQRVKPDDIVSFPSISSFKLLFELEIYSIFHYLVQK